One Gordonia sp. SID5947 genomic region harbors:
- a CDS encoding DUF202 domain-containing protein yields MVAGSSDVPGAIDARFTLAAERTVLAWVRTALGFMAAGVAVVYVADDIAHPVVEAALGLVMVGLGCVIALLGGWRWRRTMDALQNGGEMPGPSHVMFLIVGIVVIAVAIAVVITIQT; encoded by the coding sequence GTGGTCGCCGGCTCGTCTGACGTGCCGGGCGCGATCGATGCTCGTTTCACGCTTGCCGCCGAACGCACGGTGCTCGCCTGGGTGCGGACCGCGCTCGGTTTCATGGCCGCGGGCGTTGCCGTGGTCTACGTCGCCGACGACATCGCTCACCCCGTGGTCGAGGCCGCGCTCGGTCTGGTGATGGTCGGACTCGGATGCGTGATCGCGTTGCTCGGTGGGTGGCGATGGCGACGGACGATGGACGCCCTCCAGAACGGCGGCGAGATGCCGGGGCCGTCGCACGTGATGTTCCTGATCGTTGGGATAGTGGTGATCGCCGTGGCGATCGCCGTGGTGATCACGATCCAGACCTGA